A part of Streptobacillus ratti genomic DNA contains:
- a CDS encoding IS30 family transposase, with the protein MTNNNTFFKINKEEKFKHLTKVDRGIIYHILKDNNIKDLTKYLIKPTTNNRKYFLSILKKIASSLNKSLKTIKREINRGTIKQIDSMYNPILIYSFDISHDKYIERITKKELPLKIDSNTKIHFEITKLLNNKYSPYAITRILKSKYNFTLSVQTLYNYIHKDLFKFLGYKKNNNTIIYKSKGNRIYSKKVIKFGGLSIDKRDEIINNRKTLGHWEIDCVVGNREGKSKVIMTLTERLSRINIVRLLDAKTNDNVIKEVEKIIKSNKYLIHSITSDNGSEFSNVKYITDCL; encoded by the coding sequence ATGACTAATAATAACACATTTTTTAAAATTAATAAAGAAGAAAAATTTAAACATCTTACTAAAGTTGACCGTGGTATCATTTACCATATCCTTAAAGATAATAATATTAAAGACTTAACTAAATATTTAATAAAGCCTACTACTAATAATAGAAAATATTTTCTTTCTATACTAAAAAAGATTGCCTCTAGTTTAAATAAATCTCTAAAAACTATTAAAAGAGAAATAAATAGAGGTACTATTAAACAAATTGATTCTATGTATAACCCTATTCTAATTTATTCTTTTGATATATCTCATGATAAATATATAGAAAGAATAACTAAAAAAGAATTACCTCTTAAAATTGATAGTAATACTAAAATTCATTTTGAAATTACTAAATTATTAAATAATAAGTATTCTCCTTATGCTATTACTAGAATACTTAAAAGTAAATATAATTTTACTTTATCTGTACAAACTCTATATAATTATATACATAAAGATTTATTTAAATTCTTAGGATATAAAAAGAATAATAACACAATAATATATAAGAGTAAGGGTAATAGAATTTATTCTAAGAAAGTTATTAAATTTGGTGGTTTAAGTATTGATAAAAGAGATGAAATAATAAATAATAGAAAAACTCTTGGTCATTGGGAGATTGATTGTGTTGTTGGTAATAGAGAGGGTAAATCTAAGGTGATAATGACTCTTACTGAGAGATTATCAAGAATTAATATTGTTCGTTTATTAGATGCTAAGACTAATGATAATGTTATTAAAGAGGTTGAAAAGATTATTAAAAGTAATAAATATTTAATTCATTCTATTACTTCTGATAATGGTTCTGAGTTTTCTAATGTTAAGTATATTACTGATTGCCTTTAA